The following coding sequences lie in one Melopsittacus undulatus isolate bMelUnd1 chromosome 9, bMelUnd1.mat.Z, whole genome shotgun sequence genomic window:
- the MNS1 gene encoding meiosis-specific nuclear structural protein 1 has protein sequence MAFLKRDAGQVEVSMEAEERSGRRRAARLWAALEQERRMEEAVRQAEESKAQRELQLEQEERLAAELARLNHEKLKDERMRQQIRQNSLELQELDKKLKFAYMNKERAAQIAEKAALQYENMIREGEIAQKMKEEHERAIREESTAEQRRKEEKIMYHRELEKQIEEQERKKQDAYEQFLREKVMIDEILRKINEEDQMEKQLKLAKIRETQAHIEEYKKDQAVWVKRKQEEVEEENRKIMEFANLRQQREEDWIAKVRDAEERKQRVRSMIVQNLEKEQQKHKEQEQILQELYLEEQAEAERKKEMAEIEKRLRQRLDLQQAYKEQLALKAAVQQAIQEEEQAFRQQMLAKLAEDDRLDQLNAQKRRMKQLEHGRAVEKLIQHRRQQLVADKERELEERQLEVKKEEKFQAIVEEERQKLLKEHASKLLGYLPPGILRDEGDINMLGEDFRLAYQKRRGNALPQES, from the exons ATG GCGTTCTTGAAGCGGGATGCGGGGCAGGTGGAGGTCTCGATGGAAGCGGAGGAGCGGAGCGGGCGGCGGCGGGCTGCCAGGCTGTGGGCGGCGCTGGAGCAGGAGCGGCGGATGGAGGAGGCCGTGCGGCAG GCCGAAGAGAGCAAAGCCCAGAGGGAgttgcagctggagcaggaggagaggctggCGGCAGAGCTGGCGAGGTTGAACCACGAGAAACTTAAAGATGAGAGGATGAGGCAACAAATCAGGCAGAACAG TCTTGAACTTCAGGAGCTGGACAAGAAGCTGAAATTCGCTTACATGAACAAGGAGCGAGCTGCGCAGATCGCTgagaaggcagctctgcagtatGAGAACATG ATACGTGAGGGTGAAATAGCTCAAAAGATGAAGGAAGAGCACGAAAGGGCAATAAGAGAAGAAAGTACTGCAGAACAGAGGcgaaaggaggagaaaataatGTATCACAGAGAACTGGAGAAGCAGATTGAGGAAcaagagaggaagaagcaggatGCTTATGAGCAGTTTCTAAGAGAGAAAGTCATGATTGATGAAATTTTAAGAAAGATCAATGAGGAAGATCAAAT GGAAAAACAACTGAAGTTAGCTAAAATAAGAGAAACTCAGGCACATATTGAAGAATATAAAAAAGATCAAGCTGTCTGGgtgaaaaggaaacaggaagaggtggaagaagaaaataggaaaattatGGAATTTGCCAACCTTCGGCAACAAAGAGAAGAAGATTGGATTGCTAAAGTTCGAGATGctgaggagagaaaacaaagagttCGAAGCATG ATTGTCCAGAACCTGGAAAAAGAGCAACAGAAGCACAAAGAACAAGAACAAATCCTCCAAGAGCTGTATCTGGAAGAACAAGCagaggcagaaaggaagaaggagatG gcagaaatagaaaagagaCTAAGGCAGCGCCTAGACTTACAGCAAGCATACAAAGAGCAGTTGGCTCTGAAGGCAGCTGTGCAACAAGCTATACAAGAAGAGGAACAAGCCTTCAGACAACAGATGTTGGCCAAGTTGGCAGAGGATGATCGCCTTGACCAGCTGAATGCTCAGAAACGAAGAATGAAACAGCTTGAACACGGAAGGGCTGTGGAAAAACTTATTCAACACCGTCGCCAACAGCTTGTTGCAGATAAA gaGCGGGAACTTGAAGAAAGACAGTTGGAggtgaagaaagaagagaagttCCAGGCAATTGTTGAAGAAGAGAGACAGAAACTCTTGAAGGAGCACGCATCTAAATTACTGGGTTATCTTCCTCCA GGAATACTCAGAGATGAAGGTGACATCAATATGCTTGGAGAGGATTTTAGACTGGCGTATCAGAAGAGAAGAGGCAATGCACTTCCACAAGAGAGCTGA